Proteins co-encoded in one Cricetulus griseus strain 17A/GY chromosome 1 unlocalized genomic scaffold, alternate assembly CriGri-PICRH-1.0 chr1_1, whole genome shotgun sequence genomic window:
- the Synb gene encoding syncytin b precursor, with product MTCLWVLYFALFPYSLSYPESWMPLINLTHHILREANSSLFSNCWVCLSTQTQRSLAVPAPLSTWTDSPMKLHLTYSVKPFPGSYPITNIERRLQVFHPLTASYSFHNSDRRAIAFLQLVSSTGIFPIITRLTSVIYPDMDHFFETAQRPLWGPLFTETLLKSQAPLCISRFFKVSAYATFVGALPASLCNYTLHMEPSTSYENLDLSTIHPFKQAMKRPDAKWKNPLRFSGPPSLVSTKPSYYPCPTDVKHCHTSPATPWMRCPLSPSGTCYNLTLYESDNLTHPVTVSVNPTYFKIKLQGHRDPYPYFHYQPLTGAALSGQYSVWENEVTIHENWDVTSNIFSHLLTFSYSFCLNSSGVFFLCGTSTYVCLPANWSGVCTLVFQYPDIELLPNNQTVLVPLFASVLSSASASRPKRSPHLLPFLAGLGISSALGTGIAGLASSMFYFQRLSKALSDTLDEIAASITTLQNQIDSLAGVVLQNRRALDLITAEKGGTCLFLQEECCFYVNQSGIVRDAARKLRERASELGQHSDSWGQWPDPGYWLPWLSPFLGPLLFIFFLLTFGSCLINCLTHCVSQRLGSFVQDTTKRHMDSILQNFQYKRLPQEPLDEVTTPM from the coding sequence ATGACATGCCTTTGGGTCCTCTATTTTGCCCTTTTCCCCTACTCCTTGTCCTATCCCGAAAGCTGGATGCCTCTTATAAACCTTACCCACCACATCCTGCGTGAAGCCAACTCCTCCCTTTTTTCCAACTGCTGGGTCTGCTTGTCCACCCAAACCCAGCGCTCTCTAGCGGTCCCAGCTCCTCTGTCCACTTGGACAGACTCACCCATGAAGCTTCACCTCACCTACTCGGTCAAGCCCTTTCCTGGCTCCTATCCAATCACTAACATCGAGAGGCGCCTCCAAGTCTTCCACCCACTGACTGCCTCCTATTCTTTCCACAATTCCGATCGACGGGCTATCGCTTTTCTTCAACTCGTCAGCTCAACAGGCATATTTCCCATCATCACCCGGCTCACCTCTGTGATATATCCGGATATGGACCACTTCTTCGAAACTGCCCAACGCCCTTTGTGGGGACCGCTCTTTACCGAGACTCTCCTCAAGTCACAGGCCCCTCTCTGCATTTCCCGCTTCTTCAAGGTCTCAGCTTATGCCACTTTTGTAGGcgccctccctgcctctctctgcaaCTACACcctccacatggaaccttctaccAGTTATGAAAACCTAGATCTGtccaccatccatccattcaaACAGGCAATGAAAAGACCAGATGCCAAATGGAAAAATCCACTCCGCTTTTCGGGACCCCCCTCCCTTGTCTCCACAAAACCTTCTTACTATCCCTGCCCAACAGATGTCAAACACTGTCACACCTCCCCAGCCACTCCCTGGATGcgctgtcctctctctccctctggtaCCTGCTATAATCTTACTCTATATGAATCAGACAATTTAACCCACCCTGTTACTGTGTCAGTGAACCCTACCTACTTCAAGATCAAACTCCAGGGACACAGGGACCCCTATCCATACTTCCATTACCAGCCCCTCACAGGAGCTGCCCTATCTGGACAATATTCTGTGTGGGAAAATGAGGTCACTATTCATGAAAACTGGGATGTCACCTCAAACATATTCTCACACCTTCTTACCTTCTCATACTCCTTCTGTCTCAACTCTTCaggagttttctttctctgtggaacaTCAACTTATGTCTGTCTCCCGGCCAATTGGTCCGGTGTCTGTACCCTTGTCTTCCAATACCCAGACATTGAACTACTCCCCAATAACCAAACGGTGCTTGTCCCCCTTTTTGCTTCAGTTCTTTCCTCAGCCTCAGCTTCTCGCCCAAAGAGATCCCCAcacctcctccccttccttgcAGGCCTGGGTATCTCTTCTGCCCTTGGTACCGGCATAGCTGGCTTGGCTTCCTCGATGTTTTATTTCCAACGGCTTTCAAAGGCTCTTTCAGATACCCTGGATGAAATAGCTGCCTCTATCACTACCCTCCAGAACCAAATAGACTCGCTCGCAGGTGTTGTTCTTCAAAACCGCAGAGCTCTGGACCTCATCACTGCCGAGAAAGGGggcacctgtctcttcctccaggaAGAGTGCTGCTTCTATGTAAACCAGTCTGGAATAGTCCGAGACGCGGCAAGGAAACTCCGAGAACGAGCGTCAGAACTTGGCCAACATTCTGACTCTTGGGGACAGTGGCCCGATCCTGGATACTGGCTGCCATGGCTGTCTCCCTTCCTGGGAcctcttctcttcattttcttcctactGACATTTGGTTCTTGTCTTATTAACTGCCTAACCCATTGTGTGTCCCAGAGACTTGGTTCCTTTGTACAGGACACCACCAAAAGGCATATGGACAGCATCCTCCAAAATTTCCAATATAAAAGACTTCCCCAAGAACCCCTAGATGAAGTCACCACTCCTATGTAA